In Neisseria dentiae, one DNA window encodes the following:
- the minE gene encoding cell division topological specificity factor MinE, giving the protein MSLIDLLFGRKNKTAAVARDRLQIIIAQERAKEQAPDYLPTLQKELLEVLSKYVHVSLEDIRISQEKQNGLDVLELNITLPEQKKAEEA; this is encoded by the coding sequence ATGTCATTGATTGATTTACTGTTCGGCAGAAAAAACAAAACCGCCGCCGTTGCGCGCGACCGCCTGCAGATCATCATCGCCCAAGAGCGTGCCAAAGAGCAGGCTCCCGACTACCTGCCCACCCTGCAAAAAGAGCTGCTGGAAGTGTTGTCTAAATATGTGCATGTATCTTTGGAAGACATCCGCATTTCCCAAGAAAAACAGAACGGCTTGGACGTGCTTGAACTGAACATTACCTTGCCGGAGCAGAAGAAGGCCGAAGAAGCATGA